One window from the genome of Pseudomonadota bacterium encodes:
- the hisF gene encoding imidazole glycerol phosphate synthase subunit HisF, translated as MGLAKRIIPCLDVDAGRVVKGVKFVDIRDAGDPVEIARRYDQQGADELAFLDITASRDARDTLAHVVEAVAAQVFIPLTVGGGIRSVEDIRRLLNAGADKVSINTAAVHDPELVRRASDRFGSQCIVVAIDARAAPAANQAPQRWEVYTHGGRNGTGIDARAWAAKMEQLGAGELLLTSMDRDGTGDGFDLALTREIADGVRIPVIASGGVGNLDHLVDGVCIGKADALLAASIFHFGVYTVRAAKERMREAGIEVRL; from the coding sequence ATGGGGCTCGCTAAACGCATTATTCCCTGCCTTGACGTGGACGCCGGCCGGGTGGTCAAGGGGGTGAAATTCGTCGACATCCGCGACGCCGGCGATCCGGTCGAGATTGCGCGCCGCTATGACCAGCAAGGCGCTGATGAATTGGCGTTCCTGGATATCACGGCCAGCCGCGACGCGCGCGACACGTTGGCGCATGTGGTCGAGGCCGTCGCCGCTCAGGTGTTCATCCCGCTGACCGTCGGCGGCGGGATCCGCAGCGTCGAGGATATACGCCGGCTCCTGAACGCGGGCGCCGACAAGGTTAGCATCAATACCGCGGCGGTGCACGATCCGGAACTGGTGCGCCGAGCTTCGGACCGCTTCGGTTCCCAGTGCATCGTGGTGGCCATTGACGCGCGGGCGGCACCGGCCGCGAACCAGGCGCCACAAAGGTGGGAGGTTTACACCCACGGCGGAAGAAATGGCACCGGGATCGACGCCCGCGCATGGGCCGCCAAGATGGAACAGCTCGGCGCCGGGGAACTCTTGCTGACCAGCATGGACCGCGACGGCACCGGCGACGGATTCGATCTCGCTCTAACCCGGGAGATCGCCGATGGGGTGCGCATCCCAGTCATCGCCTCGGGGGGAGTGGGCAACCTCGATCACCTGGTGGACGGCGTCTGTATCGGCAAGGCCGATGCGCTGCTCGCCGCGAGTATTTTTCATTTCGGTGTGTACACGGTGCGCGCCGCGAAGGAACGGATGCGCGAGGCTGGCATCGAGGTCCGCCTTTAA
- the hisA gene encoding 1-(5-phosphoribosyl)-5-[(5-phosphoribosylamino)methylideneamino]imidazole-4-carboxamide isomerase, whose amino-acid sequence MLLIPAIDLKDGKCVRLRQGRMDQDTLYSEDPLAMARHWVAAGARRLHVVDLNGAMVGKPVNATAIRGICQSLPDVPVQVGGGIRDEDTIQSYLDAGVRYVIIGTKAVTTPHFVSDMCIEFPGHVMVGLDVRDGKLALEGWSKLSHHTAADLAQRFEQEGVTAIVYTDISRDGMMNGVNVQATAALARGITVPVIASGGIRNLEDIRGLCEVAHEGIEGAITGRAIYEGSLDFTKAQRLADGVRIADDGAR is encoded by the coding sequence ATGTTGCTGATTCCAGCGATTGACCTCAAGGACGGTAAGTGCGTGCGATTGCGGCAAGGCCGTATGGACCAAGACACGCTGTATTCGGAAGACCCGCTGGCCATGGCCAGGCATTGGGTCGCGGCGGGAGCGCGCCGGCTCCATGTCGTCGACCTGAATGGGGCGATGGTCGGTAAACCTGTCAACGCCACTGCGATCCGCGGCATTTGCCAAAGTCTCCCGGACGTGCCGGTCCAAGTGGGAGGCGGGATCCGCGACGAAGACACGATTCAATCCTATCTCGATGCCGGGGTGCGATACGTCATCATCGGCACCAAGGCAGTGACGACACCGCATTTCGTCTCGGACATGTGCATCGAATTCCCGGGGCATGTCATGGTCGGGCTGGATGTCCGTGACGGCAAGCTCGCGCTCGAGGGTTGGTCGAAGCTTTCTCATCACACCGCGGCCGATCTTGCCCAGCGTTTCGAGCAGGAAGGCGTTACCGCCATCGTCTACACCGACATCAGCCGCGATGGGATGATGAACGGCGTCAATGTCCAGGCCACCGCGGCCCTGGCGCGCGGGATCACCGTGCCCGTCATCGCCTCGGGCGGGATCCGCAATCTGGAAGACATACGCGGCCTATGCGAAGTCGCGCACGAAGGCATCGAGGGGGCCATCACAGGCCGGGCGATCTACGAGGGCAGCCTTGATTTTACGAAGGCCCAGCGGCTCGCCGACGGCGTGCGGATTGCGGATGATGGGGCTCGCTAA
- the hisI gene encoding phosphoribosyl-AMP cyclohydrolase, with translation MQSEIRSQSTGWLDRVAWSEDGLVPVVTQESGSGKVLMLAWINREALRLTAETKQAFYWSRSRQALWRKGEQSGHTQHVVEIRLDCDRDAVLLIVEQAGGIACHTGRRSCFFDRLERDHWIADGAIIKDPARIYGPG, from the coding sequence ATGCAAAGCGAGATCAGGTCGCAGTCGACAGGGTGGCTGGATAGAGTCGCCTGGAGTGAAGACGGACTGGTGCCCGTGGTGACCCAGGAATCGGGCTCGGGCAAGGTTCTTATGCTGGCATGGATAAATCGCGAGGCGCTGCGTCTGACCGCCGAGACGAAGCAGGCCTTCTACTGGTCGCGCTCACGGCAAGCGCTTTGGCGCAAGGGCGAGCAATCCGGCCATACCCAGCATGTGGTCGAGATCCGTCTGGACTGTGACCGCGACGCCGTGCTCCTCATCGTGGAACAAGCGGGCGGCATCGCCTGTCACACCGGTAGGCGCAGTTGCTTCTTCGATCGCCTTGAGCGCGATCATTGGATTGCCGATGGCGCGATCATCAAGGACCCGGCACGGATTTACGGCCCGGGATGA
- a CDS encoding phosphoribosyl-ATP diphosphatase, which yields MSTVLDRLAAVIEARKGAPQSGSYVASLYAQGLDAILKKLGEETIETILAAKSGDRRQLIHETADLWFHSLVMLAAAGSGPGEVLAELERRFGQSGIDEKESRTKQG from the coding sequence ATGAGCACTGTCCTCGACCGGCTCGCCGCCGTGATCGAGGCGCGCAAGGGCGCCCCGCAAAGCGGGTCCTACGTCGCGAGCCTCTACGCACAGGGCCTCGACGCGATCTTGAAAAAGCTCGGTGAGGAAACCATCGAAACCATACTCGCGGCTAAAAGCGGTGATCGCCGTCAGCTTATCCATGAGACCGCGGACCTCTGGTTTCATAGCCTGGTCATGTTGGCGGCGGCCGGCAGCGGGCCGGGCGAGGTGCTGGCCGAGCTTGAGCGGCGTTTCGGACAGTCGGGCATAGACGAAAAGGAAAGCCGGACGAAGCAGGGATAA
- the tatB gene encoding Sec-independent protein translocase protein TatB — protein sequence MFDIGFWELCLVGVVALIVLGPEKLPRAARTAGLWLAKARRTLATVKEEVNRELDLEDLKQLGASYPSKTGPAAPPDLAAPSGPASAPRVLAEPGRQENADNAP from the coding sequence ATGTTCGACATCGGGTTTTGGGAGCTATGCCTGGTCGGGGTCGTGGCGCTGATCGTGCTCGGACCCGAGAAGCTTCCGCGCGCCGCGCGCACGGCCGGATTGTGGCTCGCGAAGGCCAGACGGACCCTGGCGACGGTCAAGGAAGAGGTCAATAGAGAGCTGGATCTGGAAGACCTCAAACAACTCGGCGCAAGCTACCCATCCAAGACCGGCCCGGCCGCACCTCCGGATCTCGCCGCACCATCCGGCCCGGCATCGGCGCCGCGCGTGCTCGCGGAGCCAGGGCGCCAGGAAAATGCCGACAACGCCCCCTGA
- the tatA gene encoding twin-arginine translocase TatA/TatE family subunit, producing MLEEIRPMGIGVSELLVVLAIVALLFGTKKLRNIGTDLGAAIKSFRKATAESEEAADAPPRGSDSDGGPAEKRNDRL from the coding sequence ATCTTAGAGGAGATCCGCCCCATGGGCATAGGCGTTTCGGAACTACTGGTCGTATTAGCGATCGTGGCGCTGCTGTTCGGCACCAAAAAACTACGCAACATCGGCACGGATCTCGGGGCCGCCATCAAGAGCTTCAGGAAAGCCACCGCCGAGAGCGAGGAGGCCGCCGACGCGCCCCCGAGGGGCTCCGATTCGGACGGCGGCCCGGCCGAGAAACGCAACGACCGGCTCTAG